AGTTCAGCTGCGTGGTATTCCTCTGGGAAAGTAACATTTACATCTTTAGATTCGCCAGCTTTTAAACCAACTAATTGTTCTTCAAAACCTGGAATAAAAGAACCAGATCCAATTTCAAGTGGGTAATCTTCACCTTTACCACCTTCGAATGCTTCGTCACCTACGAAACCTTCGAAATCGATAACAGCAGTGTCACCTTCTACAATTGGCTCATCTTCTTTGATTTCCAATTCAGCTTTACGACTAGCTTGTTCTTGAATTTGTTCTTCGATTTCTTCATCAGTAACTTCTGTATCTAATTTTTTCACTTCTAAACCTTTATATTCACCTAATTTAGGTTCTGGTTTAACTGTTACTGTTGCAGTGAAAGTGAAAGCTTGGCCTTTTGCAAAGTTCTCAGTACCATCAATTTGTGGGTAGTCAACTGGAACTATTCCAGTTTCGTCGATTGCATTTGAATAAGCATCTGGTACTAAGATTTCAAGTGCATCTTGGTATAATGCTTCAACACCAAAACGTTTTTCGAATAAGTTACGTGGCATTTTACCTTTACGGAAACCAGGAACGTTAATTTCTTTTACAACTTTAGCAAACGCTTTATCTAAAGCATTATTTACTTCTTCAGCTGGTACTTCGATTGTAAGAATACCAGTATTCCCTTCTTGTTTTTCCCATTTTGCTGACATATATTAATACCTCCAAAAATATTTTACAGTTTGACAAACTCTTCGTTTATACGATTTTGACAACCATTTTAGTATATCATAGTTAGTTATACTTTCAACTTTTTTCATACTTCTTGTAGTTCTGTTAACTTTTCGAGATTTTGCAAAAAGTCTACTAATTCATAATCCATTTCCTGTACTTCTCCAAACATTAAGCTAACTAGATCAATATAGGCTAAAGCCACATCTTCCGATTCATAATCTATCCACTCAAAGGGATAAGTGACGATCGCATGCTTTGAAATTAAATATTCAAGCATTTCTAGTTTAGAAGGCTCTTGCTCTAATTTATCTATTATAAATGAAATAATGGATTGATACTGTGGTAACTTCGTTGGTAAAGGAAGCGTTGATGGATTTACTTCCATAGTACGCTGAAATTTATCTATTTTAATATCTATGTTCACTTCTTGTTCAACGAGTAAAATTAATATTAGACTTTTGATAAATGGATGGGAATTTTCATCTTCAATAATACCTTTTAACTGCTTAACTATAGGACGCACATTTGCTTCAGTAAGTTCTTGTATTTTTATTAATTGTTCATTTGGAGTTAAAGTTAAAAATTGATCCAAATGATAATCATCCATGTTTAGCTGACTTTCAGTATGGAACACTTCTTGTGAATCATCTATTTGTGCAATGTTTCCATTTAAGTTTTTTAAACGTTCAAATTTCTCAACTTGATTTTCAGGAATTGCTCCTTCTTCGAGAAGAGATGTAATGATGCTCTCAACCTGCTTAAATTGTTTTAATTGCATACAAACTGTTAAATATAATTCCATCACTTCTAAATACATAGAAGGCCCTATACTTAATAACTGTTCACAAACTTCTTTTGCCTTTTCATAGGATTTTGCTTCATATAAAGAGTAAGCATATACACTTAAAGTTAATTCATCACCTTCAGTATATTGCAATGCTTCTGAGAAGTTCTGATTCGCAAGATCGAATTGATAGTTCTCTACATATTCATGGGCTTGTGAAATTAATCTTTCGACAGTTCCAGGAAATA
Above is a genomic segment from Lysinibacillus sp. PLM2 containing:
- the tig gene encoding trigger factor, with the protein product MSAKWEKQEGNTGILTIEVPAEEVNNALDKAFAKVVKEINVPGFRKGKMPRNLFEKRFGVEALYQDALEILVPDAYSNAIDETGIVPVDYPQIDGTENFAKGQAFTFTATVTVKPEPKLGEYKGLEVKKLDTEVTDEEIEEQIQEQASRKAELEIKEDEPIVEGDTAVIDFEGFVGDEAFEGGKGEDYPLEIGSGSFIPGFEEQLVGLKAGESKDVNVTFPEEYHAAELAGKEATFKVTVKEVKTKVVPELNDELAKEIDPDVESLAELRAALKIKTQEQKKADAESSLRDELVEKAAENAEIEIPEAMTHNEIHRMIDEFAQRLQMQGMSLDLYYQFSGQDEHALHEQMRPEAEKRVRISLTLEAIAKAENIEVTQEDIDAELEKMGKQFNMDKDQIVTALGGSTEILENDIRTQKTVEFLVENAKITE